Genomic DNA from Peribacillus sp. FSL H8-0477:
TAATTTGTATGTAATCGTAGTTGCTTCATTCTGCCATTCTACTTTTTGGATGACCGCAGTTCCGCTTGATTCACTTTCGATCGTCTTACGGATATCGAGTGGAATATCGATTGGGTATAAACGATACCCTTCTTTTTTCAACCGGAAGATATTCTCTTCCTCGCGTTCTTCCCGTCCTTTAGTAACGATCATCGTATTTAATTCCATAGGCATGCCCATACTATGCCCTCCTCATTCGTATTACCTATATCTTATCATCTTTACACCTGTGTTTTCATCCACTGAGTTAAATCCCTGACAACTTTTCGGTTTACAGCAGGGGGAAAGTAGTGAGTAAACTGTGGGAAGTACCAGGTCTCCACTTGTTTATGCTTCTCGTTCAGTTGGTTTTCCAGACGATAGGCATGATCAATAGAGACATTTCCATCTCTT
This window encodes:
- a CDS encoding DUF2584 domain-containing protein, which codes for MGMPMELNTMIVTKGREEREEENIFRLKKEGYRLYPIDIPLDIRKTIESESSGTAVIQKVEWQNEATTITYKLISLKSTN